One part of the Salvelinus sp. IW2-2015 linkage group LG28, ASM291031v2, whole genome shotgun sequence genome encodes these proteins:
- the LOC111954459 gene encoding CCN family member 2-like, which yields MSAGMNMRLISFFCLTLSYLAVAQECSGQCSCPDVPPQCPPGVSLVPDACGCCRVCAKQMGELCTDRDMCDPHKGLFCDFGSPINRRIGVCTAKGGATCVMGGMVYRSGESFQSSCKYQCTCLDGAVGCIPLCSMDIRLPSPDCPMPRRVKVPEKCCEEWVCDAPQNTNSFVGSALAAYREEETYGPDPSMMRENCLVQTTEWSACSKTCGLGISTKVTNDNRECRLEKQSRLCMVRPCESHMEQSIRKGKKCIRTPRVSKPMKFEISGCTTTKSYRPKFCGVCTDGRCCTPHRTTTLPMEFKCPDGQVMKKQMMFIKTCACHYNCPGENDIFESMYYKKMLGDMA from the exons ATGTCTGCTGGAATGAACATGAGGCTGATTTCTTtcttctgtctcactctctcctacctG GCTGTGGCTCAGGAGTGCAGTGGGCAGTGTAGTTGTCCTGATGTGCCCCCTCAGTGTCCCCCTGGTGTGAGCCTGGTGCCCGATGCCTGCGGCTGCTGCAGGGTGTGTGCCAAGCAGATGGGCGAGCTTTGCACAGACAGGGACATGTGCGACCCCCACAAAGGACTCTTCTGTGACTTCGGCTCCCCCATCAACCGCCGCATAGGAGTCTGCACAG CTAAGGGTGGCGCCACCTGTGTGATGGGTGGGATGGTGTACAGGAGTGGAGAATCCTTCCAGAGCAGCTGTAAATACCAGTGCACGTGCCTGGACGGTGCCGTGGGCTGTATTCCCCTGTGCAGCATGGACATCCGCCTGCCCAGCCCTGACTGCCCCATGCCCCGCCGCGTCAAAGTGCCCGAGAAGTGCTGCGAGGAGTGGGTGTGCGATGCCCCCCAAAACACAAACAGCTTTGTGGGCTCTGCTCTCGCTG cttacagagaggaggagacctACGGGCCTGACCCCTCCATGATGAGGGAGAACTGCCTGGTCCAGACCACTGAGTGGAGCGCCTGCTCTAAGACCTGCGGCCTGGGCATCTCTACCAAAGTAACCAACGACAACCGCGAGTGCCGCCTGGAGAAACAGTCCCGTCTGTGCATGGTCAGACCCTGCGAGTCCCACATGGAGCAGAGCATTAGG AAGGGAAAGAAATGCATCCGCACACCAAGAGTGTCCAAGCCCATGAAGTTTGAGATCTCTGGCTGCACCACCACCAAGTCCTACCGACCCAAGTTCTGCGGAGTGTGCACCGACGGTCGCTGCTGCACCCCCCACAGAACCACCACCCTGCCCATGGAGTTCAAGTGCCCCGACGGCCAGGTCATGAAGAAGCAGATGATGTTCATCAAGACCTGCGCGTGCCACTACAACTGCCCCGGCGAGAATGACATCTTCGAGTCCATGTACTACAAGAAGATGCTGGGAGACATGGCGTAA